The genomic window GGAAAAGACGAATTTCTTTGAGATGGTGAGAATATTTGTGTTGATGGAGCACTTTCGGTGAGACGACAAGGAAGTCCTCTGTCGCCTGAATACGCAGAATCCTGCAGAAGCACTCTGGATGAGACAGCGATGGTCACGCGGGGGAAGGAGTACCTTGAGGACGGCAGAGAGTCACGATGCGCTTGGAATCAGATAACTGGGAGGAGATGAAATTAGAGCAAGATAGCTAATTAATCCCTGAAATTATAGAAATCAGTCCCTGCGAGGGGGGAGTAAGTCTAACTCAAACAGGCCTATATGCTTGCTTGGGGCTGAATACCCGGTGGTGTCTGTGCTCGCACTACCGGGTTATTTTTTGTCCAAAATATCGAGATTTGGGCTGTCAGACTGGCTTCCCGCCCTTAATTAATCCCCTTATATACCGATTATTATAATGATATATAAGAGATTAACTCCCATGTTACGAAAAAGAATCGGCGACATTCTCCTTGAAAAGGGGCTGATTACGTCAGCGCAGCTGACGGAGGCTCTCAAGGAACAGGAAAAAACCGGCCGGAAAATCGGTCAGTTGCTGGTCGAGAAGGGGATAATCACTGAAGAGCAGCTGATTGAAGCGGTTTCGGAACGGTTGCAGATACCCAAAATATCGCTGGCGTCGCTGGTAATCGACCCGATGGTGGTCGGGATGGTGCCGGTAGAAATGGCCCGTCGTTATGCGCTGATGCCGATTTTCAAAATCGGCAAGATAATGACGGTCGCCATGGCCGAGCCGCTCAATATTATCGCCATCGATGAATTAAAATATATCACCAAGTGCGATATCAAGCGGGTAATTGCGTCCCATTCGGAAATCAACGCCGCTATTGACCAGTACTATTCGGTCGCCGATTCGATGAGCGGCGTGATTGGTTCCTATCCGGGAGCCAAGGTTGATGAGAAAACGGCGCAACTTTCGGAGTCGGTCTCGGAATCAGAGCGGGAGGCGCCGGTTGTCAAACTGGTTAACCTGATAATTACACAGGCGGTAAAGGACAAAGCCTCAGATATCCATATCGAGCCGGACGAAAGCCAGCTGCGAATCAGGTACCGTATTAACGGCGTTATGCGGGAAGAAGCCTCTCCCCCCAAATCATTGCAGGCCGAAATCATCTCCCGCATCAAAGTTGCCGCCAATATGGATGTCTCCGAGAAACGCCTTCCGCAGGATGGCCGTCTGATGATGAAAGTTGACGGCAGCAATATCGACCTGAGAATATCCACCCTTCCCACCATACATGGCGAGAAGGTGGTGATTAGAATTCTTGACCGACGGATTCTGAATATCGGAATGGAGCAGCTTGGCTTCTCCCCTAATCTTCTGGAAGCCTGGAAGCGGGTGATTCGGAAGAAAGAAGGCCTTGTTCTCCTGACAGGACCGACCTCGAGCGGCAAGACTACCACCCTTTATGCGGCGCTTCAGGAAGTCAATTCGATTGAAAAGAACATTATTACTATTGAAGACCCGGTAGAATACTCAATACCGCTGGTGAATCAGGTTCAGACTAATGAGCGCGCCGGACTGACATTTGCCTCAATTCTGCGCTATATCCTTCGTCAAAATCCGGATATCATCATGATTGGAGAGATACGGGACGTAGAAACGGCCAGCATGGCGATTCGCTCGGCTTTGACCGGGCATCTGGTGCTTTCCACCCTCCATACCAATGATGCCCCCAGCAGTATCAATCGTCTGATTGATATGGGAATAGAGAACTACCTGGTGGCGTCATCCCTCAAGGGGATTCTAGCGCAACGGCTTTTGCGGACCAATTGCCCTCATTGCGCCGAAGAATACAAGCCCCAGGATGTCCATATCCGCTTCTCCCATCTGGACACCGCCACCACCCGAATTCGATTCATGAAGGGGTCAGGCTGCACCCGTTGCCGCATGACCGGCTATATGGGGCAGATCGGGATTTACGAACTGGTGGAAGTTGACGACACCATCTCGGAAATGATAATCAGCGGCGCCTCGGAAATTCAGATTCGCAATTACGCCGGCACGCGAAGTTACAAGCCGCTGTTCCAGGCGGGGCTGGAGAAAGTAGCCGAAGGAAAAGTCTGCCTGGAAGAGCTGCTGCGAGTGACATCGATGGGAGAGCAATCCCGTCCGGCGGCATCGCTGGAGAAAATACTGATAAATGCCTGAGACCTTCTCATATTCGGCGCGAACCGCTGAGGGGGAGAAACGAAGCGGGACGATTCAGGCTGAAGCCCCCGAGAGAGTCGCCGCTATCCTGGAAGAGATGCGGCTGATACCGATTGAAATCAAACCGCAAAAGCAGGAAGTTCGCCCGGCCCTCTTTGGGTTTCTGAAGAGCCGTCAATATGAAGACCTGATTCTATTCACCCGGAATCTTTCGACCCTGTACAAAGCCGGTATTCCGCTTCTGCGGGCGCTCGATACAATTAAAATCGGTCCGGCAAACGGCTATTTCAATCGGACCATCGAGCGAATCCGATCGGACGTTCAGTCGGGACGTTCCCTTTCGGACGCAATGGGGGAGCATCCGGAGCTTTTCAATAAGATCTACATTGCTTCGATAGCGGCTGGAGAAGCTTCCGGCAAACTGGATGAAATCCTTGACTCGCTCGGATATATGCTGGAGCGCGACCTGGATTTGAACCGTCAGATTAAATCGGCCCTCCGCTACCCGATAATTGTGGTCTGCGCCATCGTTCTGGCATTTGCCGTCCTGATTACCTTTGTCATCCCCCGCTTCATCGATTTCTATTCTTCAATGGGAGCGCAGCTTCCGGCGCCAACCCGCATAATCATCTGGGTGCATCATATCGTCACCACATACTGGGTGGCGGTAATTGCCCTTCTTATTACGGCCGGCTTGACGCTGAGAAAAATCTACGCTACTCCTTCCGGAAAACTCTATTTTGACACCTGGTTTCTGTCGTTGCCGGTCTTCGGCGACCTGATTGTCAAAGGAAATATCGCCCGTTTTTCCTATATGTTTCATCTCCTGCTCAAAAGCGGACTTCCTATGGTGAAATCGCTGGAACTGCTGTCGGAGACGGTCAAGAATGCCCGACTGACCGAAGAGATAAAAGTCCTTTCCAGTTCTTTCAAGGAAGGGCGGGAACTGGACGGGATAAAATCACGGCTGCAGTACTTTCCGGAAATGGGGCTTCAGATGATACGCATCGGACTGGAAAGCGGCTCAATTGACAGCATGCTCTCCGAAGTCGCCCTGCATTATAACAAAGAGGTGGATTACAAATCGCGACACCTGGCGTCATTACTGGAGCCTATTCTGACCGTCGTCTTAGGATTTTTTGTGCTGATAGTGGCTTTGGCGATCTTTTTGCCAATGTGGAACTTAGCCCAGATTTTCCGGGGCTGAGACGCTCAAGAGAAATCGACATTTTTCCGATAATAATCGAAGAACCTATAATATCTAAACTTTTAATCAAAGGAGCGGAGATATGCCGTTCAAAAGACTTAGTAACGGGCAGGGTTTTACCCTCATTGAGCTGGTGATCATAATTGTCATACTCGGAATTCTTGCCGCGGTGGCGATTCCGAAGT from Candidatus Zixiibacteriota bacterium includes these protein-coding regions:
- a CDS encoding ATPase, T2SS/T4P/T4SS family, with protein sequence MLRKRIGDILLEKGLITSAQLTEALKEQEKTGRKIGQLLVEKGIITEEQLIEAVSERLQIPKISLASLVIDPMVVGMVPVEMARRYALMPIFKIGKIMTVAMAEPLNIIAIDELKYITKCDIKRVIASHSEINAAIDQYYSVADSMSGVIGSYPGAKVDEKTAQLSESVSESEREAPVVKLVNLIITQAVKDKASDIHIEPDESQLRIRYRINGVMREEASPPKSLQAEIISRIKVAANMDVSEKRLPQDGRLMMKVDGSNIDLRISTLPTIHGEKVVIRILDRRILNIGMEQLGFSPNLLEAWKRVIRKKEGLVLLTGPTSSGKTTTLYAALQEVNSIEKNIITIEDPVEYSIPLVNQVQTNERAGLTFASILRYILRQNPDIIMIGEIRDVETASMAIRSALTGHLVLSTLHTNDAPSSINRLIDMGIENYLVASSLKGILAQRLLRTNCPHCAEEYKPQDVHIRFSHLDTATTRIRFMKGSGCTRCRMTGYMGQIGIYELVEVDDTISEMIISGASEIQIRNYAGTRSYKPLFQAGLEKVAEGKVCLEELLRVTSMGEQSRPAASLEKILINA
- a CDS encoding type II secretion system F family protein — encoded protein: MPETFSYSARTAEGEKRSGTIQAEAPERVAAILEEMRLIPIEIKPQKQEVRPALFGFLKSRQYEDLILFTRNLSTLYKAGIPLLRALDTIKIGPANGYFNRTIERIRSDVQSGRSLSDAMGEHPELFNKIYIASIAAGEASGKLDEILDSLGYMLERDLDLNRQIKSALRYPIIVVCAIVLAFAVLITFVIPRFIDFYSSMGAQLPAPTRIIIWVHHIVTTYWVAVIALLITAGLTLRKIYATPSGKLYFDTWFLSLPVFGDLIVKGNIARFSYMFHLLLKSGLPMVKSLELLSETVKNARLTEEIKVLSSSFKEGRELDGIKSRLQYFPEMGLQMIRIGLESGSIDSMLSEVALHYNKEVDYKSRHLASLLEPILTVVLGFFVLIVALAIFLPMWNLAQIFRG